A segment of the Rhodohalobacter barkolensis genome:
TAGAAATACGAAGAATAGAAGAAGAATATTTCTGAACATGAAAGCCAATGTAGTTTGAATTACAGTCGCTTCATGTTAATGCGGAAAGGTCACTGAGTCAAGTTGAACCGTAACTCATCCTCGTTTTTTAATCTCCTCATAGCTATCCTCCAGATTAATCATCGGTTTTGGATAATCTTGCCCGACAATGCACTCATTCAGTTTTTGCTGATCTTCACTCATCTTCCACGGCTCGTGCACAAATTCATCCGGCACATATTTCAACTCCTGCAGCCAGTGGCGAACATACTCCCCATTTGGATCATACTTCTGAGCCTGTCCCACAATATTGAAATAACGGTTCCGGGGATCGTGACCCACGGTAGAGTTATACGCCCAGTTTCCCCAGTTGCTGCACACATCGTAATCGATCAGCATCGACTCAAACCAGGAGGCTCCCCATCGCCAGTCGAAATTCAGATTCTGAGCCAAAAAACTAGCCACATTTTGCCTCCCCCGATTACTCATGTATCCGGTCTGCTTTAACTCTCGCATATTTGCGTCAATAAAAGGTATTCCGGTGGTGCCATCTCTCCACTTCTGGAAAATGTTTTCATCTGTTCGCTTATCCAGACTTTTCTGCTGAATCCCTCCCAGTTTAAATATCTTATCGCCGTGTTTGCGGGCAGAATATCTGAAATAGTCACGCCAGATCAGCTCAAATTTCATCCAATAGGTTGATACGTTTTCATGAACCTCCCGCTCATATTTTTCAACCTGATGATGGATCGACCTCGCTGAAAGACATCCATGAGCCAGCCAGGGAGAAAATTTGGATGAGAAATCCGCACCAAGCAAACCGTTTCTCTTATACTTGTAATTACGAAGCTCATCAGATTCAAAAAAGTAGTGGTTCAGTCTTTTCCAGGCCTCTTCTTCTCCACCTTTGAATTCTAAAACTGAACGATCATCGGCAGGTGGGGCATTAAGTCCTAAGTCTTTCAGATGTGGAATTTCGCCCGGATCATCCACTGAAATAAACTCCGGATGATTGGGAACCGGCAGCGGATCACGAATCATAGAACTCTTTTCGATTTTTTTCCTGAATTGAGTAAATACATCAGGTATTTCATCCGGTTGAAACGGTAGATCTTCGGGGTGAA
Coding sequences within it:
- a CDS encoding DASH family cryptochrome, which gives rise to MKTLIWFRNDLRVKDHEPLVRASEAGKVAAVYCFDPRHFETTTYGFPKTNSLRAQFLIKSVSALRSTFRKLGGDLIIRQGNPEEIIPKLIKELQIENLFFHGEVTSEEKNVELRIENSVEIRIKKYWGHEMVHPEDLPFQPDEIPDVFTQFRKKIEKSSMIRDPLPVPNHPEFISVDDPGEIPHLKDLGLNAPPADDRSVLEFKGGEEEAWKRLNHYFFESDELRNYKYKRNGLLGADFSSKFSPWLAHGCLSARSIHHQVEKYEREVHENVSTYWMKFELIWRDYFRYSARKHGDKIFKLGGIQQKSLDKRTDENIFQKWRDGTTGIPFIDANMRELKQTGYMSNRGRQNVASFLAQNLNFDWRWGASWFESMLIDYDVCSNWGNWAYNSTVGHDPRNRYFNIVGQAQKYDPNGEYVRHWLQELKYVPDEFVHEPWKMSEDQQKLNECIVGQDYPKPMINLEDSYEEIKKRG